In Cicer arietinum cultivar CDC Frontier isolate Library 1 chromosome 1, Cicar.CDCFrontier_v2.0, whole genome shotgun sequence, one DNA window encodes the following:
- the LOC101513977 gene encoding probable leucine-rich repeat receptor-like serine/threonine-protein kinase At3g14840 isoform X3 gives MRTSSQSLFLSLIVIWFISLTAFGATTIHPDEKKALEDIANSLGKKDWNFDIDPCSNNSNWATPTISNIVENNVTCNCSVAGDNFCHVVTITLKGQNLPGNLPPALSKLRHLQIIDLSRNYLNGTIPKEWGSMSNLLNITLPGNRLTGSIPKEIANISTLIQLELTANQMSGNLPPELGNLAQILTLRLSSNNFTGELPLTLAKLTTLRDLQISDNQFFGKIPDFIQNWTNIYSLIIQGSGLSGPIPSEISRLRNLTDLILRNCNINGKLPDYLGNMTTLKHLDLSFNKLSGTIPISYAITSSVQYIFLTGNLLTGPIPPWKAKINVDLSYNNFSNDQVSQKCRNENVNLFSTSWTSNDIGTISCPGVQCDKPAYSLYINCGGMQATVNRKVYDSDSDSPGPARFHVGSTGNWAFSTTGIYMDSNQLRETYPPQNIATLTMVDSELYTNGRVSPISLTYYGFCLANGSYTVNLHFAEIMFTDDQTYASLGRRVFDIYLQGKPMQKEFNIAEEAGGVGKEIIKQFKDVAVTSSTLEIRLYWAGKGTQAVPNKSVYGPLISAISVESDSAPGSSISAGAVVGIVVAAISIMIIVFGILWWKGCFRKKNSLAREVMSLDLQTGLFTLRQIKAATNNFDINNKIGEGGFGPVYKGRLSNGTLIAVKQLSSKSKQGNREFLNEIGMISALQHPYLVKLYGCCVEGDQLLLVYEYLENNSLARALFGPEEHQIKLDWSTRQKICVGIARGLAYLHEESRLKVVHRDIKATNVLLDKDLNPKISDFGLAKLDEEDNTHISTRIAGTYGYMAPEYAMHGYLTDKADVYSFGIVALEILSGKSNTIYRSKEEAFYLLDWAHLLKEKGDLMDLVDRRLGSDFNKKEAMVVINVALLCTNVTSNLRPAMSSVVSMLDGKTVVPEFVSDSSEVMDEKKLEVMRQYYYQIEEKNISKSQTQSQSLSIDRPWTASSSSAVDLYPIRSDSSYWEERN, from the exons ATGAGAACTTCCTCTCAATCTCTCTTCCTTTCACTCATTGTCATTTGGTTCATATCTCTAACAGCTTTTGGAGCTACAACTATTCACCCCGACGAAA AGAAAGCTCTTGAAGATATAGCTAATTCACTTGGTAAGAAGGATTGGAACTTCGACATAGATCCATGCAGCAACAATTCTAACTGGGCTACGCCTACCATATCGAATATCGTGGAAAACAATGTGACCTGTAACTGTTCTGTTGCTGGTGACAACTTCTGCCATGTTGTTACAAT AACTTTGAAAGGGCAAAATCTCCCCGGCAATCTCCCACCGGCACTGAGCAAGTTGCGTCACCTTCAAATTAT TGACCTCTCTCGCAATTACTTGAATGGTACAATTCCTAAAGAATGGGGCTCTATGTCGAATCTTCTTAACAT TACTCTACCCGGAAATCGACTAACGGGTTCAATACCGAAGGAGATTGCAAACATATCTACTCTAATACAGTT GGAATTAACTGCCAACCAAATGTCTGGAAATCTTCCTCCTGAGCTTGGGAACCTAGCCCAGATTCTAACACT GAGACTTTCCTCTAACAATTTTACTGGAGAACTACCTTTGACATTGGCCAAGCTCACTACATTGCGAGATTT ACAAATTTCAGACAACCAATTCTTTGGAAAGATACCAGATTTTATTCAGAACTGGACAAATATCTATTCACT AATCATTCAAGGGAGTGGATTAAGTGGGCCAATTCCTTCTGAAATTTCACGTTTGAGAAACTTAACTGACTT GATTTTGAGGAACTGCAACATCAATGGGAAGCTACCTGATTATCTTGGAAATATGACAACATTAAAACATTT AGACCTCAGTTTTAACAAATTAAGCGGAACAATTCCGATTTCCTATGCTATCACGAGCAGTGTACAATACAT ATTTTTAACTGGAAACCTTCTCACTGGCCCAATACCTCCTTGGAAAGCGAAGATTAACGT AGATCTTTCATACAATAACTTTAGCAACGACCAAGTGAGTCAGAAATGTCGAAATGAAAATGT GAACTTGTTTTCTACGTCATGGACAAGCAATGACAT AGGAACAATTTCGTGTCCGGGCGTTCAATGTGACAAAC CCGCATACTCCCTTTATATAAATTGTGGTGGAATGCAAGCAACAGTCAATAGAAAAGTTTATGATTCAGATTCAGATTCACCTGGACCAGCAAGATTCCATGTCGGTTCAACAGGAAATTGGGCATTTAGCACCACTGGTATATACATGGATAGTAATCAACTTAGAGAAACTTATCCCCCGCAAAATATCGCTACACTTACTATGGTGGACTCTGAATTGTACACGAATGGACGTGTTTCTCCTATTTCTTTGACTTATTATGGATTTTGCCTGGCAAATGGAAGCTACACAGTAAATCTACATTTTGCTGAAATAATGTTCACAGACGATCAAACTTATGCTAGTCTTGGAAGGCGTGTATTTGATATCTACCTTCAG GGAAAGCCAATGCAAAAGGAGTTTAATATTGCAGAAGAAGCAGGAGGAGTTGGTAAGGAAATCATAAAACAGTTCAAAGATGTTGCTGTTACTAGTAGTACCTTAGAGATCCGCTTATATTGGGCTGGAAAAGGGACACAGGCTGTCCCAAATAAATCAGTATATGGTCCTCTTATATCAGCTATATCAGTGGAATCTG ACTCTGCACCTGGAAGCAGTATATCCGCTGGAGCTGTGGTTGGAATTGTTGTTGCGGCAATAAGTATTATGATTATAGTATTTGGTATACTTTGGTGGAAAGGATGTTTCCGAAAGAAAAACTCTTTAGCAAGAG AGGTGATGAGTTTAGACCTACAAACGGGCTTATTTACCTTAAGACAAATAAAAGCAGCAACCAACAACTTTGATATTAACAATAAGATTGGAGAAGGAGGATTTGGTCCTGTGTACAAG GGGCGTTTATCCAATGGAACATTGATTGCAGTCAAGCAACTTTCTTCTAAATCAAAGCAAGGGAATCGTGAGTTTTTAAATGAAATAGGCATGATTTCTGCTTTGCAACACCCATATCTTGTTAAACTCTATGGTTGTTGTGTGGAGGGAGATCAATTGTTGTTGGTATATGAATACTTGGAAAACAATAGTCTTGCTCGTGCTTTATTTG GTCCAGAGGAACACCAAATAAAATTAGATTGGTCAACAAGGCAGAAGATATGTGTTGGTATTGCTAGAGGTTTGGCATACCTACATGAAGAATCGAGACTGAAGGTTGTTCATAGAGACATCAAGGCCACTAATGTGTTGCTTGATAAGGATCTCAACCCGAAGATATCTGATTTTGGTTTGGCCAAGCTTGATGAGGAGGATAATACTCACATTAGCACTAGAATTGCTGGGACCTA CGGATATATGGCTCCTGAATATGCAATGCATGGTTATTTGACAGACAAAGCAGATGTTTATAGTTTTGGAATTGTGGCGTTGGAAATCCTCAGTGGAAAGAGCAACACCATTTATCGGTCAAAGGAGGAAGCATTCTATCTTCTTGATTGG GCACATTTGTTGAAAGAGAAAGGTGACCTAATGGATCTAGTTGATAGAAGATTAGGTTCAGATTTCAACAAAAAGGAGGCTATGGTAGTGATCAATGTGGCTCTCCTATGCACCAACGTCACTTCAAACCTTAGGCCTGCTATGTCGTCGGTGGTAAGTATGCTTGATGGAAAGACTGTGGTTCCAGAATTTGTTTCAGATTCAAGTGAAGTAATGGATGAAAAGAAGTTGGAAGTAATGAGGCAGTATTACTATCAGATTGAAGAGAAAAACATAAGTAAGTCACAAACACAAAGTCAGAGTTTATCAATTGACAGGCCATGGACTGCTTCATCTTCATCAGCTGTAGACCTTTATCCTATCCGGAGTGATTCTTCCTATTGGGAGGAAAGAAATTAA
- the LOC101513977 gene encoding probable LRR receptor-like serine/threonine-protein kinase At1g07650 isoform X2: MRTSSQSLFLSLIVIWFISLTAFGATTIHPDEKKALEDIANSLGKKDWNFDIDPCSNNSNWATPTISNIVENNVTCNCSVAGDNFCHVVTITLKGQNLPGNLPPALSKLRHLQIIDLSRNYLNGTIPKEWGSMSNLLNITLPGNRLTGSIPKEIANISTLIQLELTANQMSGNLPPELGNLAQILTLRLSSNNFTGELPLTLAKLTTLRDLQISDNQFFGKIPDFIQNWTNIYSLIIQGSGLSGPIPSEISRLRNLTDLRISDLNGSEYASLPQLKNIPLLKTLILRNCNINGKLPDYLGNMTTLKHLDLSFNKLSGTIPISYAITSSVQYIFLTGNLLTGPIPPWKAKINVNLFSTSWTSNDIGTISCPGVQCDKPAYSLYINCGGMQATVNRKVYDSDSDSPGPARFHVGSTGNWAFSTTGIYMDSNQLRETYPPQNIATLTMVDSELYTNGRVSPISLTYYGFCLANGSYTVNLHFAEIMFTDDQTYASLGRRVFDIYLQGKPMQKEFNIAEEAGGVGKEIIKQFKDVAVTSSTLEIRLYWAGKGTQAVPNKSVYGPLISAISVESDSAPGSSISAGAVVGIVVAAISIMIIVFGILWWKGCFRKKNSLAREVMSLDLQTGLFTLRQIKAATNNFDINNKIGEGGFGPVYKGRLSNGTLIAVKQLSSKSKQGNREFLNEIGMISALQHPYLVKLYGCCVEGDQLLLVYEYLENNSLARALFGPEEHQIKLDWSTRQKICVGIARGLAYLHEESRLKVVHRDIKATNVLLDKDLNPKISDFGLAKLDEEDNTHISTRIAGTYGYMAPEYAMHGYLTDKADVYSFGIVALEILSGKSNTIYRSKEEAFYLLDWAHLLKEKGDLMDLVDRRLGSDFNKKEAMVVINVALLCTNVTSNLRPAMSSVVSMLDGKTVVPEFVSDSSEVMDEKKLEVMRQYYYQIEEKNISKSQTQSQSLSIDRPWTASSSSAVDLYPIRSDSSYWEERN; this comes from the exons ATGAGAACTTCCTCTCAATCTCTCTTCCTTTCACTCATTGTCATTTGGTTCATATCTCTAACAGCTTTTGGAGCTACAACTATTCACCCCGACGAAA AGAAAGCTCTTGAAGATATAGCTAATTCACTTGGTAAGAAGGATTGGAACTTCGACATAGATCCATGCAGCAACAATTCTAACTGGGCTACGCCTACCATATCGAATATCGTGGAAAACAATGTGACCTGTAACTGTTCTGTTGCTGGTGACAACTTCTGCCATGTTGTTACAAT AACTTTGAAAGGGCAAAATCTCCCCGGCAATCTCCCACCGGCACTGAGCAAGTTGCGTCACCTTCAAATTAT TGACCTCTCTCGCAATTACTTGAATGGTACAATTCCTAAAGAATGGGGCTCTATGTCGAATCTTCTTAACAT TACTCTACCCGGAAATCGACTAACGGGTTCAATACCGAAGGAGATTGCAAACATATCTACTCTAATACAGTT GGAATTAACTGCCAACCAAATGTCTGGAAATCTTCCTCCTGAGCTTGGGAACCTAGCCCAGATTCTAACACT GAGACTTTCCTCTAACAATTTTACTGGAGAACTACCTTTGACATTGGCCAAGCTCACTACATTGCGAGATTT ACAAATTTCAGACAACCAATTCTTTGGAAAGATACCAGATTTTATTCAGAACTGGACAAATATCTATTCACT AATCATTCAAGGGAGTGGATTAAGTGGGCCAATTCCTTCTGAAATTTCACGTTTGAGAAACTTAACTGACTT GAGAATTAGTGATTTGAATGGATCTGAATATGCATCTTTGCCACAGCTTAAAAATATCCCATTGTTAAAAACTCT GATTTTGAGGAACTGCAACATCAATGGGAAGCTACCTGATTATCTTGGAAATATGACAACATTAAAACATTT AGACCTCAGTTTTAACAAATTAAGCGGAACAATTCCGATTTCCTATGCTATCACGAGCAGTGTACAATACAT ATTTTTAACTGGAAACCTTCTCACTGGCCCAATACCTCCTTGGAAAGCGAAGATTAACGT GAACTTGTTTTCTACGTCATGGACAAGCAATGACAT AGGAACAATTTCGTGTCCGGGCGTTCAATGTGACAAAC CCGCATACTCCCTTTATATAAATTGTGGTGGAATGCAAGCAACAGTCAATAGAAAAGTTTATGATTCAGATTCAGATTCACCTGGACCAGCAAGATTCCATGTCGGTTCAACAGGAAATTGGGCATTTAGCACCACTGGTATATACATGGATAGTAATCAACTTAGAGAAACTTATCCCCCGCAAAATATCGCTACACTTACTATGGTGGACTCTGAATTGTACACGAATGGACGTGTTTCTCCTATTTCTTTGACTTATTATGGATTTTGCCTGGCAAATGGAAGCTACACAGTAAATCTACATTTTGCTGAAATAATGTTCACAGACGATCAAACTTATGCTAGTCTTGGAAGGCGTGTATTTGATATCTACCTTCAG GGAAAGCCAATGCAAAAGGAGTTTAATATTGCAGAAGAAGCAGGAGGAGTTGGTAAGGAAATCATAAAACAGTTCAAAGATGTTGCTGTTACTAGTAGTACCTTAGAGATCCGCTTATATTGGGCTGGAAAAGGGACACAGGCTGTCCCAAATAAATCAGTATATGGTCCTCTTATATCAGCTATATCAGTGGAATCTG ACTCTGCACCTGGAAGCAGTATATCCGCTGGAGCTGTGGTTGGAATTGTTGTTGCGGCAATAAGTATTATGATTATAGTATTTGGTATACTTTGGTGGAAAGGATGTTTCCGAAAGAAAAACTCTTTAGCAAGAG AGGTGATGAGTTTAGACCTACAAACGGGCTTATTTACCTTAAGACAAATAAAAGCAGCAACCAACAACTTTGATATTAACAATAAGATTGGAGAAGGAGGATTTGGTCCTGTGTACAAG GGGCGTTTATCCAATGGAACATTGATTGCAGTCAAGCAACTTTCTTCTAAATCAAAGCAAGGGAATCGTGAGTTTTTAAATGAAATAGGCATGATTTCTGCTTTGCAACACCCATATCTTGTTAAACTCTATGGTTGTTGTGTGGAGGGAGATCAATTGTTGTTGGTATATGAATACTTGGAAAACAATAGTCTTGCTCGTGCTTTATTTG GTCCAGAGGAACACCAAATAAAATTAGATTGGTCAACAAGGCAGAAGATATGTGTTGGTATTGCTAGAGGTTTGGCATACCTACATGAAGAATCGAGACTGAAGGTTGTTCATAGAGACATCAAGGCCACTAATGTGTTGCTTGATAAGGATCTCAACCCGAAGATATCTGATTTTGGTTTGGCCAAGCTTGATGAGGAGGATAATACTCACATTAGCACTAGAATTGCTGGGACCTA CGGATATATGGCTCCTGAATATGCAATGCATGGTTATTTGACAGACAAAGCAGATGTTTATAGTTTTGGAATTGTGGCGTTGGAAATCCTCAGTGGAAAGAGCAACACCATTTATCGGTCAAAGGAGGAAGCATTCTATCTTCTTGATTGG GCACATTTGTTGAAAGAGAAAGGTGACCTAATGGATCTAGTTGATAGAAGATTAGGTTCAGATTTCAACAAAAAGGAGGCTATGGTAGTGATCAATGTGGCTCTCCTATGCACCAACGTCACTTCAAACCTTAGGCCTGCTATGTCGTCGGTGGTAAGTATGCTTGATGGAAAGACTGTGGTTCCAGAATTTGTTTCAGATTCAAGTGAAGTAATGGATGAAAAGAAGTTGGAAGTAATGAGGCAGTATTACTATCAGATTGAAGAGAAAAACATAAGTAAGTCACAAACACAAAGTCAGAGTTTATCAATTGACAGGCCATGGACTGCTTCATCTTCATCAGCTGTAGACCTTTATCCTATCCGGAGTGATTCTTCCTATTGGGAGGAAAGAAATTAA
- the LOC101513977 gene encoding probable LRR receptor-like serine/threonine-protein kinase At1g07650 isoform X1, protein MRTSSQSLFLSLIVIWFISLTAFGATTIHPDEKKALEDIANSLGKKDWNFDIDPCSNNSNWATPTISNIVENNVTCNCSVAGDNFCHVVTITLKGQNLPGNLPPALSKLRHLQIIDLSRNYLNGTIPKEWGSMSNLLNITLPGNRLTGSIPKEIANISTLIQLELTANQMSGNLPPELGNLAQILTLRLSSNNFTGELPLTLAKLTTLRDLQISDNQFFGKIPDFIQNWTNIYSLIIQGSGLSGPIPSEISRLRNLTDLRISDLNGSEYASLPQLKNIPLLKTLILRNCNINGKLPDYLGNMTTLKHLDLSFNKLSGTIPISYAITSSVQYIFLTGNLLTGPIPPWKAKINVDLSYNNFSNDQVSQKCRNENVNLFSTSWTSNDIGTISCPGVQCDKPAYSLYINCGGMQATVNRKVYDSDSDSPGPARFHVGSTGNWAFSTTGIYMDSNQLRETYPPQNIATLTMVDSELYTNGRVSPISLTYYGFCLANGSYTVNLHFAEIMFTDDQTYASLGRRVFDIYLQGKPMQKEFNIAEEAGGVGKEIIKQFKDVAVTSSTLEIRLYWAGKGTQAVPNKSVYGPLISAISVESDSAPGSSISAGAVVGIVVAAISIMIIVFGILWWKGCFRKKNSLAREVMSLDLQTGLFTLRQIKAATNNFDINNKIGEGGFGPVYKGRLSNGTLIAVKQLSSKSKQGNREFLNEIGMISALQHPYLVKLYGCCVEGDQLLLVYEYLENNSLARALFGPEEHQIKLDWSTRQKICVGIARGLAYLHEESRLKVVHRDIKATNVLLDKDLNPKISDFGLAKLDEEDNTHISTRIAGTYGYMAPEYAMHGYLTDKADVYSFGIVALEILSGKSNTIYRSKEEAFYLLDWAHLLKEKGDLMDLVDRRLGSDFNKKEAMVVINVALLCTNVTSNLRPAMSSVVSMLDGKTVVPEFVSDSSEVMDEKKLEVMRQYYYQIEEKNISKSQTQSQSLSIDRPWTASSSSAVDLYPIRSDSSYWEERN, encoded by the exons ATGAGAACTTCCTCTCAATCTCTCTTCCTTTCACTCATTGTCATTTGGTTCATATCTCTAACAGCTTTTGGAGCTACAACTATTCACCCCGACGAAA AGAAAGCTCTTGAAGATATAGCTAATTCACTTGGTAAGAAGGATTGGAACTTCGACATAGATCCATGCAGCAACAATTCTAACTGGGCTACGCCTACCATATCGAATATCGTGGAAAACAATGTGACCTGTAACTGTTCTGTTGCTGGTGACAACTTCTGCCATGTTGTTACAAT AACTTTGAAAGGGCAAAATCTCCCCGGCAATCTCCCACCGGCACTGAGCAAGTTGCGTCACCTTCAAATTAT TGACCTCTCTCGCAATTACTTGAATGGTACAATTCCTAAAGAATGGGGCTCTATGTCGAATCTTCTTAACAT TACTCTACCCGGAAATCGACTAACGGGTTCAATACCGAAGGAGATTGCAAACATATCTACTCTAATACAGTT GGAATTAACTGCCAACCAAATGTCTGGAAATCTTCCTCCTGAGCTTGGGAACCTAGCCCAGATTCTAACACT GAGACTTTCCTCTAACAATTTTACTGGAGAACTACCTTTGACATTGGCCAAGCTCACTACATTGCGAGATTT ACAAATTTCAGACAACCAATTCTTTGGAAAGATACCAGATTTTATTCAGAACTGGACAAATATCTATTCACT AATCATTCAAGGGAGTGGATTAAGTGGGCCAATTCCTTCTGAAATTTCACGTTTGAGAAACTTAACTGACTT GAGAATTAGTGATTTGAATGGATCTGAATATGCATCTTTGCCACAGCTTAAAAATATCCCATTGTTAAAAACTCT GATTTTGAGGAACTGCAACATCAATGGGAAGCTACCTGATTATCTTGGAAATATGACAACATTAAAACATTT AGACCTCAGTTTTAACAAATTAAGCGGAACAATTCCGATTTCCTATGCTATCACGAGCAGTGTACAATACAT ATTTTTAACTGGAAACCTTCTCACTGGCCCAATACCTCCTTGGAAAGCGAAGATTAACGT AGATCTTTCATACAATAACTTTAGCAACGACCAAGTGAGTCAGAAATGTCGAAATGAAAATGT GAACTTGTTTTCTACGTCATGGACAAGCAATGACAT AGGAACAATTTCGTGTCCGGGCGTTCAATGTGACAAAC CCGCATACTCCCTTTATATAAATTGTGGTGGAATGCAAGCAACAGTCAATAGAAAAGTTTATGATTCAGATTCAGATTCACCTGGACCAGCAAGATTCCATGTCGGTTCAACAGGAAATTGGGCATTTAGCACCACTGGTATATACATGGATAGTAATCAACTTAGAGAAACTTATCCCCCGCAAAATATCGCTACACTTACTATGGTGGACTCTGAATTGTACACGAATGGACGTGTTTCTCCTATTTCTTTGACTTATTATGGATTTTGCCTGGCAAATGGAAGCTACACAGTAAATCTACATTTTGCTGAAATAATGTTCACAGACGATCAAACTTATGCTAGTCTTGGAAGGCGTGTATTTGATATCTACCTTCAG GGAAAGCCAATGCAAAAGGAGTTTAATATTGCAGAAGAAGCAGGAGGAGTTGGTAAGGAAATCATAAAACAGTTCAAAGATGTTGCTGTTACTAGTAGTACCTTAGAGATCCGCTTATATTGGGCTGGAAAAGGGACACAGGCTGTCCCAAATAAATCAGTATATGGTCCTCTTATATCAGCTATATCAGTGGAATCTG ACTCTGCACCTGGAAGCAGTATATCCGCTGGAGCTGTGGTTGGAATTGTTGTTGCGGCAATAAGTATTATGATTATAGTATTTGGTATACTTTGGTGGAAAGGATGTTTCCGAAAGAAAAACTCTTTAGCAAGAG AGGTGATGAGTTTAGACCTACAAACGGGCTTATTTACCTTAAGACAAATAAAAGCAGCAACCAACAACTTTGATATTAACAATAAGATTGGAGAAGGAGGATTTGGTCCTGTGTACAAG GGGCGTTTATCCAATGGAACATTGATTGCAGTCAAGCAACTTTCTTCTAAATCAAAGCAAGGGAATCGTGAGTTTTTAAATGAAATAGGCATGATTTCTGCTTTGCAACACCCATATCTTGTTAAACTCTATGGTTGTTGTGTGGAGGGAGATCAATTGTTGTTGGTATATGAATACTTGGAAAACAATAGTCTTGCTCGTGCTTTATTTG GTCCAGAGGAACACCAAATAAAATTAGATTGGTCAACAAGGCAGAAGATATGTGTTGGTATTGCTAGAGGTTTGGCATACCTACATGAAGAATCGAGACTGAAGGTTGTTCATAGAGACATCAAGGCCACTAATGTGTTGCTTGATAAGGATCTCAACCCGAAGATATCTGATTTTGGTTTGGCCAAGCTTGATGAGGAGGATAATACTCACATTAGCACTAGAATTGCTGGGACCTA CGGATATATGGCTCCTGAATATGCAATGCATGGTTATTTGACAGACAAAGCAGATGTTTATAGTTTTGGAATTGTGGCGTTGGAAATCCTCAGTGGAAAGAGCAACACCATTTATCGGTCAAAGGAGGAAGCATTCTATCTTCTTGATTGG GCACATTTGTTGAAAGAGAAAGGTGACCTAATGGATCTAGTTGATAGAAGATTAGGTTCAGATTTCAACAAAAAGGAGGCTATGGTAGTGATCAATGTGGCTCTCCTATGCACCAACGTCACTTCAAACCTTAGGCCTGCTATGTCGTCGGTGGTAAGTATGCTTGATGGAAAGACTGTGGTTCCAGAATTTGTTTCAGATTCAAGTGAAGTAATGGATGAAAAGAAGTTGGAAGTAATGAGGCAGTATTACTATCAGATTGAAGAGAAAAACATAAGTAAGTCACAAACACAAAGTCAGAGTTTATCAATTGACAGGCCATGGACTGCTTCATCTTCATCAGCTGTAGACCTTTATCCTATCCGGAGTGATTCTTCCTATTGGGAGGAAAGAAATTAA